A genomic segment from Nicotiana tabacum cultivar K326 chromosome 9, ASM71507v2, whole genome shotgun sequence encodes:
- the LOC107782173 gene encoding uncharacterized protein LOC107782173 isoform X3, producing MRTLCPNLDNADRLETVLEVPIPEEMFNNMGSNAALQWRNMRNLMRVQSADMYSSSSHHAVVSIGQVKMATWDMHQSGCNTNSKRHCEVGAFVLWQKNPDLWVLELVVSGCKISAGSNRKVAWSQSSSSSNASKGPPRSLRRFFQGLDPRSTTNLFLNAICVGEKTIKDEECFILKLESSIDMLKDEKCFVHHTILGYLSQRTGLLIQFEDTKLVKLKSPRGDSNVFWKISMEAMHEDYSTLKVSTLLTVGRLQQ from the exons ATGAGAACATTGTGTCCAAATTTGGACAACGCAGATAGGCTGGAGACAGTTTTGGAGGTCCCCATACCAGAGGAGATGTTTAACAATATGGGTAGCAATGCTGCCTTACAATGGCGGAATATGCGCAATCTTATGAGGGTTCAAAGTGCAGacatgtattcttcttcttctcatcaTGCCGTTGTATCAA TAGGGCAGGTGAAGATGGCTACATGGGACATGCATCAAAGTGGTTGTAACACCAACTCGAAACGCCATTGTGAGGTTGGAGCCTTTGTGCTTTGGCAGAAGAACCCTGACTTGTGGGTTTTAGAATTGGTTGTTTCAGGTTGCAAGATAAGTGCAGGAAGTAATAGGAAGGTTGCTTGGAGTCAGTCTTCCTCTAGTTCTAATGCTTCAAAAGGTCCTCCAAGATCCCTTAGAAGGTTTTTCCAG GGCTTGGACCCTAGATCAACGACCAATTTGTTCTTGAATGCTATTTGCGTTGGAGAAAAGACTATTAAGGATGAAGAATGTTTTATTCTAAAACTAGAATCAAGCATAGACATGCTCAAGGATGAAAAATGTTTTGTCCATCACACAATATTGGGATACTTGAGCCAAAGGACAGGTCTTCTGATTCAATTTGAAGACACAAAATTAGTAAAATTGAAGTCACCAAGGGGGGATAGCAATGTCTTTTGGAAAATAAGTATGGAAGCTATGCACGAAGATTATAGTACATTGAAGGTATCAACATTGCTCACAGTGGGAAGACTGCAACAATAA
- the LOC107782173 gene encoding uncharacterized protein LOC107782173 isoform X1, with the protein MRTLCPNLDNADRLETVLEVPIPEEMFNNMGSNAALQWRNMRNLMRVQSADMYSSSSHHAVVSSNYQFMFLFKIVGSALVPFRVQLDHISDNMHVRDGSMEGSTAKYIVQQYLAACGGQGALNSLNNMCAVGQVKMATWDMHQSGCNTNSKRHCEVGAFVLWQKNPDLWVLELVVSGCKISAGSNRKVAWSQSSSSSNASKGPPRSLRRFFQGLDPRSTTNLFLNAICVGEKTIKDEECFILKLESSIDMLKDEKCFVHHTILGYLSQRTGLLIQFEDTKLVKLKSPRGDSNVFWKISMEAMHEDYSTLKVSTLLTVGRLQQ; encoded by the exons ATGAGAACATTGTGTCCAAATTTGGACAACGCAGATAGGCTGGAGACAGTTTTGGAGGTCCCCATACCAGAGGAGATGTTTAACAATATGGGTAGCAATGCTGCCTTACAATGGCGGAATATGCGCAATCTTATGAGGGTTCAAAGTGCAGacatgtattcttcttcttctcatcaTGCCGTTGTATCAAGTAATTATCAATTCATGTTCTTGTTTAAAATTGTTGGCTCTGCTCTTGTCCCTTTTCGAGTTCAATTGGACCATATTTCTGATAACATGCATGTTAGGGATGGTTCAATG GAGGGTTCTACTGCTAAATACATAGTACAACAATATTTGGCAGCATGTGGAGGGCAAGGAGCGTTAAATTCACTTAATAACATGTGTGCAGTAGGGCAGGTGAAGATGGCTACATGGGACATGCATCAAAGTGGTTGTAACACCAACTCGAAACGCCATTGTGAGGTTGGAGCCTTTGTGCTTTGGCAGAAGAACCCTGACTTGTGGGTTTTAGAATTGGTTGTTTCAGGTTGCAAGATAAGTGCAGGAAGTAATAGGAAGGTTGCTTGGAGTCAGTCTTCCTCTAGTTCTAATGCTTCAAAAGGTCCTCCAAGATCCCTTAGAAGGTTTTTCCAG GGCTTGGACCCTAGATCAACGACCAATTTGTTCTTGAATGCTATTTGCGTTGGAGAAAAGACTATTAAGGATGAAGAATGTTTTATTCTAAAACTAGAATCAAGCATAGACATGCTCAAGGATGAAAAATGTTTTGTCCATCACACAATATTGGGATACTTGAGCCAAAGGACAGGTCTTCTGATTCAATTTGAAGACACAAAATTAGTAAAATTGAAGTCACCAAGGGGGGATAGCAATGTCTTTTGGAAAATAAGTATGGAAGCTATGCACGAAGATTATAGTACATTGAAGGTATCAACATTGCTCACAGTGGGAAGACTGCAACAATAA
- the LOC107782173 gene encoding uncharacterized protein LOC107782173 isoform X4, protein MAEYAQSYEGSKCRHEGSTAKYIVQQYLAACGGQGALNSLNNMCAVGQVKMATWDMHQSGCNTNSKRHCEVGAFVLWQKNPDLWVLELVVSGCKISAGSNRKVAWSQSSSSSNASKGPPRSLRRFFQGLDPRSTTNLFLNAICVGEKTIKDEECFILKLESSIDMLKDEKCFVHHTILGYLSQRTGLLIQFEDTKLVKLKSPRGDSNVFWKISMEAMHEDYSTLKVSTLLTVGRLQQ, encoded by the exons ATGGCGGAATATGCGCAATCTTATGAGGGTTCAAAGTGCAGacat GAGGGTTCTACTGCTAAATACATAGTACAACAATATTTGGCAGCATGTGGAGGGCAAGGAGCGTTAAATTCACTTAATAACATGTGTGCAGTAGGGCAGGTGAAGATGGCTACATGGGACATGCATCAAAGTGGTTGTAACACCAACTCGAAACGCCATTGTGAGGTTGGAGCCTTTGTGCTTTGGCAGAAGAACCCTGACTTGTGGGTTTTAGAATTGGTTGTTTCAGGTTGCAAGATAAGTGCAGGAAGTAATAGGAAGGTTGCTTGGAGTCAGTCTTCCTCTAGTTCTAATGCTTCAAAAGGTCCTCCAAGATCCCTTAGAAGGTTTTTCCAG GGCTTGGACCCTAGATCAACGACCAATTTGTTCTTGAATGCTATTTGCGTTGGAGAAAAGACTATTAAGGATGAAGAATGTTTTATTCTAAAACTAGAATCAAGCATAGACATGCTCAAGGATGAAAAATGTTTTGTCCATCACACAATATTGGGATACTTGAGCCAAAGGACAGGTCTTCTGATTCAATTTGAAGACACAAAATTAGTAAAATTGAAGTCACCAAGGGGGGATAGCAATGTCTTTTGGAAAATAAGTATGGAAGCTATGCACGAAGATTATAGTACATTGAAGGTATCAACATTGCTCACAGTGGGAAGACTGCAACAATAA
- the LOC107782173 gene encoding uncharacterized protein LOC107782173 isoform X2: MFNNMGSNAALQWRNMRNLMRVQSADMYSSSSHHAVVSSNYQFMFLFKIVGSALVPFRVQLDHISDNMHVRDGSMEGSTAKYIVQQYLAACGGQGALNSLNNMCAVGQVKMATWDMHQSGCNTNSKRHCEVGAFVLWQKNPDLWVLELVVSGCKISAGSNRKVAWSQSSSSSNASKGPPRSLRRFFQGLDPRSTTNLFLNAICVGEKTIKDEECFILKLESSIDMLKDEKCFVHHTILGYLSQRTGLLIQFEDTKLVKLKSPRGDSNVFWKISMEAMHEDYSTLKVSTLLTVGRLQQ, from the exons ATGTTTAACAATATGGGTAGCAATGCTGCCTTACAATGGCGGAATATGCGCAATCTTATGAGGGTTCAAAGTGCAGacatgtattcttcttcttctcatcaTGCCGTTGTATCAAGTAATTATCAATTCATGTTCTTGTTTAAAATTGTTGGCTCTGCTCTTGTCCCTTTTCGAGTTCAATTGGACCATATTTCTGATAACATGCATGTTAGGGATGGTTCAATG GAGGGTTCTACTGCTAAATACATAGTACAACAATATTTGGCAGCATGTGGAGGGCAAGGAGCGTTAAATTCACTTAATAACATGTGTGCAGTAGGGCAGGTGAAGATGGCTACATGGGACATGCATCAAAGTGGTTGTAACACCAACTCGAAACGCCATTGTGAGGTTGGAGCCTTTGTGCTTTGGCAGAAGAACCCTGACTTGTGGGTTTTAGAATTGGTTGTTTCAGGTTGCAAGATAAGTGCAGGAAGTAATAGGAAGGTTGCTTGGAGTCAGTCTTCCTCTAGTTCTAATGCTTCAAAAGGTCCTCCAAGATCCCTTAGAAGGTTTTTCCAG GGCTTGGACCCTAGATCAACGACCAATTTGTTCTTGAATGCTATTTGCGTTGGAGAAAAGACTATTAAGGATGAAGAATGTTTTATTCTAAAACTAGAATCAAGCATAGACATGCTCAAGGATGAAAAATGTTTTGTCCATCACACAATATTGGGATACTTGAGCCAAAGGACAGGTCTTCTGATTCAATTTGAAGACACAAAATTAGTAAAATTGAAGTCACCAAGGGGGGATAGCAATGTCTTTTGGAAAATAAGTATGGAAGCTATGCACGAAGATTATAGTACATTGAAGGTATCAACATTGCTCACAGTGGGAAGACTGCAACAATAA
- the LOC107782173 gene encoding uncharacterized protein LOC107782173 isoform X5, protein MPLYQEGSTAKYIVQQYLAACGGQGALNSLNNMCAVGQVKMATWDMHQSGCNTNSKRHCEVGAFVLWQKNPDLWVLELVVSGCKISAGSNRKVAWSQSSSSSNASKGPPRSLRRFFQGLDPRSTTNLFLNAICVGEKTIKDEECFILKLESSIDMLKDEKCFVHHTILGYLSQRTGLLIQFEDTKLVKLKSPRGDSNVFWKISMEAMHEDYSTLKVSTLLTVGRLQQ, encoded by the exons aTGCCGTTGTATCAA GAGGGTTCTACTGCTAAATACATAGTACAACAATATTTGGCAGCATGTGGAGGGCAAGGAGCGTTAAATTCACTTAATAACATGTGTGCAGTAGGGCAGGTGAAGATGGCTACATGGGACATGCATCAAAGTGGTTGTAACACCAACTCGAAACGCCATTGTGAGGTTGGAGCCTTTGTGCTTTGGCAGAAGAACCCTGACTTGTGGGTTTTAGAATTGGTTGTTTCAGGTTGCAAGATAAGTGCAGGAAGTAATAGGAAGGTTGCTTGGAGTCAGTCTTCCTCTAGTTCTAATGCTTCAAAAGGTCCTCCAAGATCCCTTAGAAGGTTTTTCCAG GGCTTGGACCCTAGATCAACGACCAATTTGTTCTTGAATGCTATTTGCGTTGGAGAAAAGACTATTAAGGATGAAGAATGTTTTATTCTAAAACTAGAATCAAGCATAGACATGCTCAAGGATGAAAAATGTTTTGTCCATCACACAATATTGGGATACTTGAGCCAAAGGACAGGTCTTCTGATTCAATTTGAAGACACAAAATTAGTAAAATTGAAGTCACCAAGGGGGGATAGCAATGTCTTTTGGAAAATAAGTATGGAAGCTATGCACGAAGATTATAGTACATTGAAGGTATCAACATTGCTCACAGTGGGAAGACTGCAACAATAA